In Methanobacterium formicicum DSM 3637, the genomic window CATGGTTGTTCTCAAAAGTTCCATGGCCTGTTTATGGTCCAGCTGGGGGTGAACAGTGAAAATATCATATTGGCTGCTCACAGTAGGTGTAAGTTGTGCCACATCTTCCATAATGTTCCTAAATATTTTACCTACTTCATTCAGGCTTGTTTTTGATTTCCAATGTTTTTTAAGGTGTTTATTGGCGATTTCCTTGGTAATTTTGTTTCCAAAGATAACAATTGAGCTTTGACCGCTTTTGACATTTTTTATTTCAGATCCAGTAAGTTCGACCTGGTGGTAACCACTGCTGGTACCGTATATCCGTTTACGCCTGGTTTCAAGAGTAGTTCGAAGTTTCACCTCACCCACTAAAACTTCACCAAGATTACGCACTTTTTCAACATTATCCGTTATTTTCAAATTTATTTCCAGTTCTTTTGCTCTTTTATGGAGTTCTTCGGTGGTTTTTATTTTACCGGTGTACATCTCTTCTTCTAGTAGTTCTCTCTGTTCTTTGTCTCCCAAAAAACCGATACTGCGTTTGTCACCGGCCATCACGCAACCTTTACTTCCAACGTATGTTATAATCAGGCTCATTACATCACCTTTATAATTGTTTATACTATCTTCAATGTTTAAAGATGTTTATTAAAAATAATGGGAATAGCTCTTTCGCTGCATCAAGGACAATATCTATTGATAAAAATAGGAATATAATAACCTTTTCATAATTACTTTTTCATAGTGGAGAACAATATAAATTTTTTTAATTATAGGCCATTTCATGATGGTTTTAGGATTAAATTATTCGTATTGTCGTTGTTATCATATTATTTTTATTATTCATCATTCTATTATTCATGCACCTCATTTATCCTCTTCCATGAATGGAACCTTGAATTTAAAGATACATTTATCAGAACCATCAGCAATGGTAGCTTTTTTTTCTACATCCCCTTCCATACCAGTCCAACCAAATGTTTGTTGCATTATTGACTGGCAATTAAGGCAGAACACTGGTTTTTTCTTGGCATCTTCAATCCAGGGGCAGTTAAGGAATTCAAATAGATGCACACGGCCTTTGGCTTCAATTTTGGTTTGAACACCAAAATCTGCAAAGAGTTTAGCAACCCAATCAAGGTAGGCATTGTAGATACTTTCCAAGTCATTTAAATTCTGTTCTTCAACAATATCTCCCAGTTCAAGCTCAAAACGGGGCCGCATATCTTCTTCCAGACGTGATGCGAATATGTTCAGGAGAGTGTCTCTGATTTCAGCATCGGACTGATCTGCAGTGGTAGGCAGGGAGTTGAGTATGAAATCATAAAAATCTGCCAGAACCTGTTTTTTAACAGTTTCGCTCTTTTTTTGGTCTTCAGCATGTTTATAAAGAGCCATTTCTATATTGGCATTCAATTCACTCTTTTTGAATGGTTTGATTATGTATCCATATGGCTCGGTCATACGTGCCCTTTCCAGGACCTCCTCATCGGAATATGCTGTCAAGTAGATTACCGGGATATCCAGCTGGTTACGTATTTTAGCAGCAGCTTCTATACCATCCATACTTCCTTTCAGGACAATATCCATTAAAATCAGCTCTGGTTGCTTATTTAGTGCTGTTTGTACTGCATCCTCCCCAGTGAAAACAATATCCACTACTTGATGACCCAGGTCTTCTAATTTTTGTTTAATACCCATTGCAACTATTGCTTCATCTTCAACCACAAGTATACGGGATTTGGTCATCAGATCCGCTCCTTATATTTAAGTTCCTCAAACTCAATAGTAAATTCTTTATTATCTTTATTCAGTGTAATTGTTCCATCTAACTGATTTACAAGGTTAGAAATTAATTTCATTCCCAGGGTATCAGTTTCATTTAATTTAATGTTATCTGGGAATGGTTTCCCGTTATCTCGAACAATTAACTGGTATTTATCCCTGTTTTTTGCGGATAATTCCAGATATATCTCTCCTTTTCCCTGGGGAAACGCGTGTTTCAGGGTGTTTGATATTAACTCATTTATGATAAGACCGATGGGAATTGCAGTTTCAATACTTATTATAATATCCTTTATCTGCATGTTGATTTGGATTTTCTCTGGATCCACACCATATGAGTTGAAAAGGTCATCAATAAGGTTTTTCACATAAGTGGCAAATTTAATGTTGGTTAAATCATCAGATTGGTACAGATTTTCATGTATAAGTGCTATGGAAAGTATGCGATTCTGACTTTCCCGGTATAAGTCAATGACGCGTTGATCATCAATTTGAGCAGATTGTAAACTTAGAAGGGTGGATATGATCTGCAGGTTGTTTTTCACGCGGTGGTGGATTTCCCTGAGTAATAATTCCTTTTCCTTTAATGATCTCATTATCCTGTCTTCAGCCAGTTTACGTTCAGTTATGTCACGTCCCACACCTACAAATGCTTCTAAATTTCCTTCATCATCCATTATGGCCTTATCTGCCCATGCAATCCAGCGCCATCCATTCATGGTCAGCATGCGGTGTTCTAAGAAAACAACATAGGGAGGACGTCGCAGTTTTCCCAGTGCTCTTTGAGTTTTTTCCTGTTCTTCCTGGTGTACCATGGGTAGGAAGTTACTTCCTATAATGCTATCCTCAGTACGTCCCAGAACTTCGCAGTAGGAGGGGCTGGCAAAGAGAACTTTCCCATCTGGATCGAATTTTACCACCATATCGGTCTGGTTTTCAACCAGGAGCCGATATTTTTCCTCACTTTCTTTTAGGGCATTTTCCATCTGCTTCTGTTTGGTGAGATCCCTCCCTGTACCGAAAATAATGTTACTGTTACCCAGCTTTACAGGGGTGATGGTTAATTCCAGTATCTTAAGTTCATCATTAATTTTAAGGGGTAATTCTACTATTTCTCCAGTGGACCATTCTTTAATATCAAATGGTTCTGATTCAGGAGCAATGAATTGATAAATTTTATGTTTAAGGATTTGGGATGGTTTTGTTTCCAGAAAATCCACTGCAGCCTGGTTAAAATTTATAAAAACACCTTCATCATTAAAAACTAGGATGGGGTTGGTAGTTTTTTCAAATAATGCTCTGTATTTTTTTTCACTTTCCAGGAGAGCTTCCTGTGCTTTCTTCTTTTCCAAGTGTTCCTGTGCTTCTTTCAGAGCTCTTCGAACAGCATATCCTAATTTAGAAAGGTTATGTTTGAGTACGTAGTCTGTAGCTCCTTTTTTCAACATTTCCACTGCAAATTCTTCCCCTATTTTTCCACTGACGAATATAAATGGTATGTGGGATGATTTCTCTTGAGCTATGTGAAGTGCAGAGACACCATCAAATTGTGGCAGGGAGTGGTCTGCCAGTATAATGTTGGGTTGCCATTTTTCCACTTCCTTCACGTATTCATCTTCACTCTCAACACGATGACTAACAAAATCGAAACCTTCTTTTCTAAGTTCTCGTTCTATTAATTCCGCGTCTAAAGGAACGTCTTCCAGGATCAGAACTTTAATTTCTTCTTCCATAAAATCACTAGGGAGTTGCACCTTTTTAGGGTTATTATTCTGTTATGCCTGACTTTATTCCCTAAAATGGGTTATTTACGCTATTGTCAGCGTTTTTATTTTTAGTATACGTATTAGGAATATTTATTCCGTATAATGTACTGGGTTATTCTAATTCATGAATAAGTGATTATATCCCTGAATATGTGATTATTCCAATGAATTAGGGGGATTGTTAATGAGCATCCAGTAAAATCCGAGGGTGGATACTGCTTCAATGAAATCATCGAATTCCACTGGTTTACTGACGTAGCTATTTACTCCTAACTTGTAACTTTCCACTATATCCCGGTCTTCCTGGGATGAAGTTAGAACAACCACGGGTATGCGGTTGGTTCGTTCATCTGCTTTGATTTTCTGTAAAACTTCCAGCCCATCCACTTTCGGCATTCTCAAATCCAATAATATGAGCTTTGGAAAGTTTTCAACATCTCTATGGGCAAACTGTCCTGTGGCAAATATGAATTCCAGAGCTTCCGCTCCATCTTTCACCCAAACTACTTGATTGGCCAGATTTTTCCTTTTAAGTGCCCTCATGGTGAGTTCGGCATCGGTGGGATTATCTTCCACCAGTAAAATATCAGCCTCTTCAAAATCCATTAATACACCTTCCTTGGGTCGTTAATCTATTATTGCTGTTATTTTATGAGTTCATTAAAATCTTTTCTAAATAATCTTATTTAGGCTTATCTTTGGGTAGGGTGAAATAAATGGTTGCACCACCATCCACGGATCCTTCACCCCAAACACGTCCACCGTGCCGTCTTACAACCCTTTGAACAATGGAAAGCCCAACCCCAGTTCCCTCAAATTCTTCAGGACTGTGCAGCCTTTGAAAGAGCCCAAAGAGTTTGTTAATGTATTTCATATCAAAACCAGCTCCATTGTCCTTGACGTAGTAAATGACTTCTTTATCATCTAATTTACTGCCCACCTCAATTATAGCCGGGTCCTGGTTGCGTGTGAATTTGATGGAATTACCAATGAGGTTTTGAAATACCTGTCCCATCATGGCCCGGTCGGCATAGGCAGGAGGGAGGTTGCCCACAGAGAATTGAATGTTTCGCCCTTCTACATCTGTCTGGAATTCATTATAAACACTCTTTGCCAGGGCTGCCATGTCCAGTTCATTGAGTTTCATCTCCTGACGGCTGGCTCTGGATAGGAGGAGAATGTCATCAATAAGGTGTCCCATTTTAGAGGTATTATCCCTTACAATGTTCAGGAGCCTTACTCCCTCTTCATCCAGTTTATCCTCATAATCCTCCACCAATATCCGTGAAAAACCATCAATGGCTCTTAATGGAACTCTCAAGTCATGTGATACGGAATATGCAAATGCCTCCAATTCCTGGTTGGCATCTTCCAGTTTATCAGTTTGAACCTTTAATTTCTGGTTTAATTCATTGAGTTTTCTTACCTTTTCAATCCTTTCGGCGAGAATAGCCACCAGAACCACTACAATAATAAGCATTAATAAAAGGAAGTAATCTTCATTGGGAGGAACATTCAAAACGTTGTAAACAGGTTCTAGGGCATATATAAATGAGATTAACACTGGGTTAAAGACCATATTTTACCTCCTTTTTTTATTAAATTATTAAATGATTTATGTTCATTATTATACTTGTAATTTACCCCTCTATTCACAACTTTATAAATATTCCACCCAACTTGGGGATTAGTATCACAATAATTTGATTAACGTTCTAAAAGATTAGGTTGGTAGCCTTATTTTTAGAATGGAATTAATAAAATAGTGAATTACAAAATTTAGTCTGGATAATTGAATCAAATAATTAGTCTAGAATAACTGGAATTTATTAATTAGTCCGGAATATGTAGTTTATAATTAGTCTTGGATATTGGAATTTTACAAATATTGGAATTTTAGATAATTACAGTTTAGGAATATTAAAATTTACTATTAGTTTGGAATAGGATTTTACGTTATTTTTATGAAAACTTATAGAAAATAGTATTTATAAAATTTAATGAAATATTATCAGTTATATTGGTTAATCATTGATTTTAATCATTTGATTAAATAAACAATTAAAATTTAAATAAAAAAAAGAAATGGTTTGGAAGTAAAAAAAATAATGTGGATGGGGGAAGAATTGACGCACGCAACATGTTTTTAGTGACTATTTGCCACGGGTTTTGGTACTGGATTTGTCAATTTCTTTATCTGACTTTATACTCTGACTTAATGGTTCCTTTTTCTTGTTCAGATTTTCTCCATCACTCAAAACTTCTTTTAAAAATTCTCCAGTGTAAGATCCACTGGCAGCAATTTCTTCTGGTGTTCCCTGGGCAACCACCATTCCCCCACCATCTCCACCTTCTGGTCCCAGGTCGATGATATGGTCTGCGGTTTTTATAACATCCAGATTGTGCTCAATGACTATTACTGTGTTTCCACCATCGCGCAGCCTTCCCAGTACTTCCAGTAACTTCCGGATATCGGCAAAGTGCAGTCCAGTGGTGGGCTCATCCAGTATGTACAGGGTACGGCCGGTGCTTTGACGGCTCAATTCCTTGGCCAGTTTCACTCTCTGGGCTTCTCCTCCTGATAGGGTGGTGGCTGGTTGTCCCAGTTTAATGTAACTTAAACCCACATCATCCAGGGTCTGCAGTTTCTTCTTGATACGGGGAATATTCTCAAAGAACTCCAGTGCTTCCTCAACAGTCATGTCCAGAACTTCTGAGATATTTTTACCCTTGTAACGAACTTCCAGGGTTTCCTTATTGTACCTTTTACCTTTACAAACCTCACATGGAACATAAACATCTGCTAAAAAGTGCATTTCTATTTTTATGATACCATCACCGGTACAGGCCTCACATCTTCCACCTTTAACATTGAAACTGAACCTTCCTGGTTTGTAACCCCTTTTCTTGGCGGTGGGTGTCTGGGCGAATATCTCCCGGATGTAAGTGAAAACCCCAGTATAGGTGGCAGGGTTTGAACGCGGAGTACGGCCAATAGGGGACTGGTCAATTATAATTACCTTGTTCACATGTTCTATGCCAGTTATGGAATCATGTTTACCTGGATTCATGTGTTTATGGTTAAGTGTTCCGTAAAGTCCCTTGTATAATACATCGTTAATCAGGGTACTTTTACCGGATCCTGAAACCCCTGTAATACATGTAAACACGCCCATGGGGAATTCCACGTTGATATTCTGCAGGTTATGTTCCCTGGCACCCTTAACAGTTAAATAGTTGCCATTGGGCGGAGTCCGTTTAGGTGGTAGGGGTATGGTTTCCAACCTGGAGAGATACTGGCCGGTTATGGAGTCCGGGTTTTCCATTATTTCCTGGGGAGTTCCAGTGGCGGTGATCCAGCCACCGTGTTCACCTGCTCCGGGACCAATATCCACCACGTAATCTGCGTGTAGTATGGTGTCTTCATCGTGTTCCACTACAATGAGGGTGTTTCCAATATCCCTAAGTTTTTTAAGGGTTTCAATGAGCCGGTGGTTGTCCCGCTGGTGCAAGCCAATGCTGGGCTCATCCAGAATGTACAGCACACCCACCAGTCCCGAACCTATTTGTGTGGCCAGGCGTATTCGTTGTGCTTCTCCACCGGATAAACTACCTGAAGATCTGGCCAGGGTGATGTAATCAAGTCCCACGTCTTTTAAAAACTTTAATCGTTCTTTTATTTCCTTCAAGACTTCATGTCCAATGAACTGTTCCCTTTCAGATAACTCAAGGGATTCAAAGAAATCGTATGAATTTTTAATGGGCATCTCAACTACATGGGTTATGGATTTGCCCCCCACAGTCACACTACGGCTTTCAGGCCGCAGGCGGGTCCCGTTACAGGCAGGACATTTACGATCACTCATAAAGTGGCCCATGTAACTGCGCATGTAATTGGACTTGGTTTCCATGAAGATACGTTCCATCCGTTTTACCACTCCCTCAAAGTAGCGGTGAACACGGTGGAGGCGGTTTTTTCTCTGGAACTCGAATTCGATCTTATCTGGTGAACCGTATAGGATGATATCCTGGTATTTCTGGGGTAAGTCCTGGAATGGTGTGTCCATGCTGAAACCGTAATGATCAGCCACTGCCTTTAACATCTGCCCGTAGTAGTTGTCACGGTGTTTGGATTTACTCCAGGGCAAGATAGCTCCCTCATTTAAGGATAGTGCAGGGTCTGGTACCACCAGATCGGCATCGATTTCCAGTTTACTTCCCAGTCCATTACATTCTGGACAGGCTCCGTGGGGGTTGTTGAAGGAGAACATTCTGGGACTGATCTCCTCAAAGTTAATTCCACAGTCAGTGCAGGCAAAGTGTTCGCTGTATATTTTCTCAGTGGCATCTTCACCAGTACCGTAAACTGTAATTAGAAGACCCTCACCTAGTTCCAGGGCAGTTTCCACAGAATCTGCCAGTCTACTTTCAAAATCACGATCGTAGCGGATAACTAGCCGATCTACCACTACTTCTATGCTGTGTTTGAAGTTTTTCTCCAGCTGGAAATCCTCATCCAGGTTGTGAACTTCTCCATCAACTCGTACCCTCACAAATCCCTTGCGGCGTAGGTCTTCAAAGACTTTCTGGTGTTCTCCCTTCCGGTCTCTTACCAGGGGTGAGAGTATCTGTATCTTGGTGCCTTCCTCTTTTTGCAGGATATGGTCCACGATCTGGCCCGCAGTTTGCTGGCTGATGGGTTGGCCACACTGGTGACAATGGGGAGTCCCGATACGTGCAAATAAAAGTCTAAGGTAATCATATATTTCGGTAACAGTTCCTACTGTGGAACGGGGGTTCATACGGGTGGTTTTCTGGTCAATGGATATGGCAGGGGATAATCCTTCGATATAATCCACTTCTGGCTTCTTCATCTGCCCCAAAAACTGCCGGGCATAGGCAGAAAGGGATTCAACGTAACGTCTCTGTCCTTCGGCATAGATGGTGTCAAATGCCAGGGAAGACTTTCCAGAACCACTCAATCCGGTGATTACCACGAACTTGTCTCTGGGAATCTCCAGGTCAATGTTTTTGAGATTGTGCTCCCTGGCTCCTTTAATTAAAATAATTTCTTTCTTATTATTCATCAGTCTGAAACTCCTTCAAGAATCAATATTTTATCCCGGATACTGGCGGCCTCTTCAAAGTCAAGGCGAGTAGCTGCCTTTTTCATTTCCTCTTTCAAGTCCTTAATTAATAGACGCAGCTCATCTTTGGGCATTTTTTCCACATCGTCACGCATAATAACGTCTTTAACTTGTGTTTTCTCTTTCAAAGTCCTTTCTGTGCTTCTGGGGGTTATGTTATGATCTTTATTGTACTTTAACTGCAATTCTCGCCGATGGTTGGTTATATCAACTGCATTACGAACCGAATCAGTAATTTTATCTGCGTAAATAATCACCTGACCTTCCACGTTACGTGCAGCCCGTCCAATGGTCTGGATAAGTGCTGGCTGGGAGCGGAGGAATCCTTCCTTATCTGCATCCAGAATACCTACCAGGCCCACTTCGGGTAAGTCCAAACCTTCCCTGAGCAGGTTTACTCCCACCAGGCAGTGGAATTCTCCTCTGCGCAGGTCATCGATGATGTCAATCCTTTCCAGGGTGCTGATCTCCGAGTGTAGATAGCGTACCTTAACACCAGCCCGGGCATAGTAATCTGTAAGGTCTTCGGCCATGCGTTTAGTTAGGGTAGTCACCAGGACCCTCTGATCTTTTTCAGTTTTTTCCCGGATCTGGCCCAGCAGGTGATCAACCTGTCCCTGGACCGGTTGAAGCATTATTTCCGGATCCACCAGGCCAGTGGGTCGGATAATTTGCTCCACCACTTGTTCTGATAGGTTTAACTCGTACTGAGCAGGGGTGGCTGATACATATATCACCTGGTTCTGGAGACTCTGGAACTCTTCGAAGTTCAGGGGTCTGTTTTCACGGGCAGATGGCAGTCGAAACCCATAATCAACCAGAACATCCTTACGTGCCCGGTCACCAGCGTACATCCCCCTGATCTGTGGCACAGTCACGTGGGATTCATCGATGATGGTTAAATAGTCATCTGGGAAGTAACGCAATAAACTGTAGGGGGTTTCTCCCCATTTTCGCCCGGAAATATGCATACTGTAGTTTTCAATTCCCTGACAGTACCCCATTTCTTTTAACATTTCCAGATCGAATCTGGTGCGTTGTTCTAAGCGTTGAGCTTCCACCAGTTTATTTTCTGCCTCTAAAACGCGGAGTCTGTCTTCCAGTTCATCTTCAATTTTTTTCAGGGCATTGTTCATTTTTTCGGGTGAGGTTACAAAGTGTTTTGCTGGAAAAACTACTATTTTGTCCATCTGGCGATTTACACTGCCTCTTACATGGTCAATGAAGGACAGGCCATCCACTTCATCACCGAAAAGTTCCACTCTGATTGCTGTTTTTCCCTGTGCTGGGAAGATCTCCACCACATCTCCCCTTACTCTGAATTTGCCCCGGCTGAAATCAATATCATTCCGTTCGTACTGCATTTCAACCAGTTTAGAGATTATTTCTTCCCTTTCTATCTTCTGACCCATTTCAAGCTGGAGTACCAGGTTTCCGTAATCCTCTGGTGCACCAATACCATAGATACAGGATACACTGGAGACCACGATTACATCATCCCGACTAAGAAGAGATTGGGTGGTACTGTGCCTCATCATATCAATTTCTTCATTGATTGATGACTCTTTATCAATGTAAGTATCGCTTTGGGGCACATAGGCCTCGGGCTGGTAGTAATCATAGTAACTGACGAAGTATTCAACTGCGTTGTTGGGGAACAGTTCTTTGAACTCTTCGTAGAGTTGAGCAGCCAGTGTTTTATTGTGTGATATTACCAGGGTAGGTTTTTGAACTTCTTTGATTACATTGGCCATGGTGAAAGTCTTACCAGAACCAGTAACTCCTAGAAGGGTCTGATGATTCATTTCCCTGTTTATTCCATCAGATAAAGATTTAATAGCCTTTGGCTGATCGCCTAATGCCTTATAATTTGATACAAGTTCAAATTTTCTCATTTATCAATCCTCTCATGTGAAAAACAAAATATTAATTAATCTTAAATCTAAAAATAGATTATATTATTTGCCATACATTATTATACTATCTTTTCCCAACAATGTTATATATAAGTCACTGATCAGCGAACTGTTCGTAAATCGTAATTGTATTATATGAATATTTTTTAGTTACCACATTGTTTACTGAATCAAATTTTTTTAATATAAGGTAAGATTATTAAAGAGGATTTGTTTTGTCAGCCACAATTAGCAACCCCAATGATTTACCTGAAAAACCCGGTGTATATCTCCTGAAAGATGTTAATGATGAGATTTTGTACGTGGGAAAGGCAAAATCTCTTAAAAAAAGGGTTAAAAGTTACTTTAAAGAAGAACTGGAAGATCCCAAAACCCGGGTTTTAATGAGCCACTTCCACCACATGGATTACCTGGTGACCGATACAGAAAAAGAAGCTCTTATTCTAGAATCTAACCTGATTAAGAAACATTTACCCCGTTACAACATACGCCTCAAGGATGATAAACGTTATCCCTATTTACAGATAACCTCAGAGGACTATCCCCGTTTACTAATCACCCGTAATATCCGTGAGGATGGTTCCCATTACTACGGGCCATTTACCGATGTCACATCAGTCCGGAGTCTTTTAAAACTCCTGAAACCAGTATTCCAGCTCAGGGATTGTAAACGTATGGATGGTCCCTGCCTGAACTATCAGATTGATCTGTGCCCTGCACCCTGCAACGGGCAGGTCACCCGGGAAGACTACCATGAAAACGTGGAAAAGGTTAAACTATTCCTGGAGGGCCGGCAAAAAGAGGTTATGGACCTCCTACAGGAAGAAATGGAACAGGCAGCAGGTACTCATAACTATGAAAAAGCAGGGGTTATACGGGATCAGTTATTCTCTTTAGGGGAGGTTATGGAGAAACAGAAGATGGAATTCAACCGTAGCCTGGACCAGGATGTTATAGCATCATCTAATGATGGGGAAGTTGTGGTAGTGGTTGTTTTCAGGGTGATGAATGGTAAAATCATGGGAAAAGAGGACTTCCTAATGGAAGGAGCTCAGGAAAACACATCCCAAGAAATTTTAGCAGCATTTATCAAACAGTACTATTCTGGCCCCCGCCAGGTACCTTCAGAAATTCTTCTACCAGTTATGATTAAGGACAAGGAACTTATTGAAAAATGGCTGTCTGACAAAATCCTTGCCGATGATATTGGAGATTTAGATAACTCTCTTAAACATGGAGAATTAGACAACTCCCATAAATCGGGAAGTTTAGGTAACTCTCTTAGTCCTAGAGATTTAGACAACTCCCATAACTCTGGAAGTTTAGATAACTCTCATAGTCCTGATCCTGAAATTAATGTTATTAATGTGGAATATAGGAATGGTGAAAAGGGGATCGAAAGGGATACTTCTATGATTGGTAATGACATTCCAAATAAGGCTATTAATGATTTTGCAGTATCATTAAGGGTGCCTGATGAAGGATTAGAGCAACGTCTGGTTCAAATGGTAACCAAAAATGCTAGTATAATTTTAAACCACCATAAACAGGCCAGGGGGGCATTGCTTGATCTGAAAACCTACCTTAAAATACCCAGAATTCCTCGGCGCATAGAAGCCTTTGACATATCCAATCTTTCCGGGCAAATGGCTGTTGCCTCAATGGTAGTTTTTGAAGATGGTAAACCATCAAAAAATAATTACAGAAAATATAAACTGGAAACACCAGGGCCTGATGATTATGGTATGATGAGAGAGGTACTAACAAGACGATACGAAAAAATGGTAAGTAAAGATGAAAAACCACCAGATCTGGTGGTGGTTGATGGTGGGCGGGGTCAGTTAAATGTTGCCATTGATGTTTTAGATTCACTGGGTGTAAAAACGGGAATCATAGGTTTGGCCAAAGAGTTTGAACAGGTTTTCATACCTGAAGTTGCCATTCCACTCATATTACCCCCTAACTCTCCAGCGTTACACATTTTGCAGCGAGTTCGTGATGAAGCCCATCGTTTTGCAGTAAAATACCATAAAAATCTCAGAGACAAAAATCTTAAGAGTTCTCCCCTGGATGAAATTCCAGGTATAGGCCCCAAACGTAAAATGAACCTGTTACGGCATTTTGGAGATAATAACTCAATAAAAAATGCCAGCATTAGTGAAATAGCTGAAGTTAAAGGTATAAATAATAATTTGGCCAGGGAAATACATGCACATCTTCATAATGCCCGGGATTGAACATTTAAAATGTGATTAACTAGTAAACCTATAATAAATCTTATAAGGTTCAAATCAAAAGATAATGATAGATAATGATACAATGTATTTATCTGTGAATGGGGAATGGCATGTCTGAAGTTAAAATCTTGATTGTTGAAGATGAGAGTATTGTGGCCATGGATATCAAACACCGGGCTGAAGGTCTGGGGTATGAAGTTACCGCCATAACACCCTCTGGAGAGGAAGCATTGGAACATGTGGCCAGTAATCGGCCTGATCTGGTGCTGATGGATATTGTTCTCAAGGGTGAAATGGATGGTATTGAGGCAGCACAGAAGGTAAGGGATAATTACGACATTCCAGTAGTATATCTAACTGCTTATTCTGATGAAAGAACCTTGAAAAGAGCCAAAATCACAGAACCATTTGGTTACATAATCAAACCTTTTGAAGACCGGGAACTTCACAGTGCAGTAGAAGTAGCCCTCTACAAACACCAAATGGAAAGTAAACTCAAAGAGAGTGAAAAATGGTTATCCACTACCCTGGAAAGTATTGGAGATGCAGTTATAGCCACTGATAAAAATGGCAAACTTAAATTCATGAACCCGGTGGCTAGTCAATTGACTGGATGGAGTCATGCTGAAGCCATTGGACAACCATTAAATGATATTTTTAAGATCATTCATGAAGAAACTGGTAAACCAGTTGATGATCCAGTGGTGAAGGTGGTTGAAAATGATGCCATAATTGATCTACCACCACAAGTACTTTTGATCAATAAAAAAGGCGAACAGATACCTATTGATGACAGCAGTGCTCCAATCAAGGATGAAAATGGTGGCATAATTGGTGTGGCCCTGGTCTTCCGTGATGTAACCCAGCGTCGAAAGGAAGCAAAGGAAAGAGAAGAATTATTGAAGGATAAAGCCAGGGGAGAACTTTCC contains:
- a CDS encoding ATP-binding protein, giving the protein MVFNPVLISFIYALEPVYNVLNVPPNEDYFLLLMLIIVVVLVAILAERIEKVRKLNELNQKLKVQTDKLEDANQELEAFAYSVSHDLRVPLRAIDGFSRILVEDYEDKLDEEGVRLLNIVRDNTSKMGHLIDDILLLSRASRQEMKLNELDMAALAKSVYNEFQTDVEGRNIQFSVGNLPPAYADRAMMGQVFQNLIGNSIKFTRNQDPAIIEVGSKLDDKEVIYYVKDNGAGFDMKYINKLFGLFQRLHSPEEFEGTGVGLSIVQRVVRRHGGRVWGEGSVDGGATIYFTLPKDKPK
- a CDS encoding DUF2121 family protein, producing the protein MSLIITYVGSKGCVMAGDKRSIGFLGDKEQRELLEEEMYTGKIKTTEELHKRAKELEINLKITDNVEKVRNLGEVLVGEVKLRTTLETRRKRIYGTSSGYHQVELTGSEIKNVKSGQSSIVIFGNKITKEIANKHLKKHWKSKTSLNEVGKIFRNIMEDVAQLTPTVSSQYDIFTVHPQLDHKQAMELLRTTMIADVKQLQKWREDLKQEMLEKSRDIQMASRILTQGEVGRVRKTEGDEVEVILSPGVEALNTKWELLAGPGETITMKLSDHTSLNRGDLVIIEDENLCIKKDKTGLSCDIILCKSDQ
- a CDS encoding response regulator; translated protein: MEEEIKVLILEDVPLDAELIERELRKEGFDFVSHRVESEDEYVKEVEKWQPNIILADHSLPQFDGVSALHIAQEKSSHIPFIFVSGKIGEEFAVEMLKKGATDYVLKHNLSKLGYAVRRALKEAQEHLEKKKAQEALLESEKKYRALFEKTTNPILVFNDEGVFINFNQAAVDFLETKPSQILKHKIYQFIAPESEPFDIKEWSTGEIVELPLKINDELKILELTITPVKLGNSNIIFGTGRDLTKQKQMENALKESEEKYRLLVENQTDMVVKFDPDGKVLFASPSYCEVLGRTEDSIIGSNFLPMVHQEEQEKTQRALGKLRRPPYVVFLEHRMLTMNGWRWIAWADKAIMDDEGNLEAFVGVGRDITERKLAEDRIMRSLKEKELLLREIHHRVKNNLQIISTLLSLQSAQIDDQRVIDLYRESQNRILSIALIHENLYQSDDLTNIKFATYVKNLIDDLFNSYGVDPEKIQINMQIKDIIISIETAIPIGLIINELISNTLKHAFPQGKGEIYLELSAKNRDKYQLIVRDNGKPFPDNIKLNETDTLGMKLISNLVNQLDGTITLNKDNKEFTIEFEELKYKERI
- a CDS encoding response regulator, with product MDFEEADILLVEDNPTDAELTMRALKRKNLANQVVWVKDGAEALEFIFATGQFAHRDVENFPKLILLDLRMPKVDGLEVLQKIKADERTNRIPVVVLTSSQEDRDIVESYKLGVNSYVSKPVEFDDFIEAVSTLGFYWMLINNPPNSLE
- a CDS encoding methanogen output domain 1-containing protein → MTKSRILVVEDEAIVAMGIKQKLEDLGHQVVDIVFTGEDAVQTALNKQPELILMDIVLKGSMDGIEAAAKIRNQLDIPVIYLTAYSDEEVLERARMTEPYGYIIKPFKKSELNANIEMALYKHAEDQKKSETVKKQVLADFYDFILNSLPTTADQSDAEIRDTLLNIFASRLEEDMRPRFELELGDIVEEQNLNDLESIYNAYLDWVAKLFADFGVQTKIEAKGRVHLFEFLNCPWIEDAKKKPVFCLNCQSIMQQTFGWTGMEGDVEKKATIADGSDKCIFKFKVPFMEEDK